A genome region from Panicum virgatum strain AP13 chromosome 4K, P.virgatum_v5, whole genome shotgun sequence includes the following:
- the LOC120702595 gene encoding uncharacterized protein LOC120702595 has translation MERERRGGADDYGAAVLVRTGLVALTLTSAVSAYRAAAAGDAGTTAFVAASYSTLLLLFRRLRAYERLPLPGGDAGGERRARLRREVWALSTLLTVMFAWKVAAAMPSWPAAAAVWAMAVLTVAGGFVALFHHRP, from the coding sequence ATGGAACGAGAACGACGAGGAGGCGCCGACGACTATGGCGCGGCGGTTCTCGTCCGCACGGGGCTGGTCGCCCTAACCCTCACGTCCGCCGTGTCCGCCTAcagagccgcggcggcgggggacgcCGGCACGACGGCGTTCGTGGCCGCCAGCTACAgcacgctgctgctgctcttccgCCGCCTCCGGGCGTACGAGCGCCTGCCGCTGCCCGGaggggacgccggcggcgagcgaagGGCGCGGCTGAGACGCGAGGTCTGGGCGCTGTCCACGCTGCTCACCGTGATGTTCGCGTGGAAGGTGGCCGCGGCGATGCCGTcctggcccgccgccgcggccgtgtgGGCCATGGCGGTCCTCACCGTGGCCGGTGGCTTCGTCGCCTTGTTCCATCACCGCCCGTGA
- the LOC120702594 gene encoding uncharacterized protein slr1417-like isoform X1: MALASGTLLGRPAGTARPHLAVSSSSSAPSIRFPRGGGGGGGRAVSLRGSSPPAVAAAVAATSGSIAPAISLTEKALKHLNKMRAEQNEDLCLRIGVKQGGCSGMSYTMEFESRANASPDDSVVEYDGFAIVCDPKSLLFMFGMELDYSDALIGGGFSFQNPNATKTCGCGKSFATSKETETAATACNN, translated from the exons ATGGCGCTCGCTTCCGGCACCCTCCTCGGCCGCCCCGCCGGCACCGCGCGTCCCCACCTCgcggtctcctcctcctcctccgccccgtCGATCCGgttcccccgcggcggcggcggcggcggcggcagggccgtCTCGCTCCGCGGCTCGTCCCCTCCAG cagtagcagcagcagtagcagcaacaTCTGGTAGTATTGCTCCAGCTATTTCGTTGACCGAAAAGGCCTTGAAACATCTGAACAAAATGAGGGCTGAACAGAATGAGGATCTGTGTTTGAGAATTGGAGTGAAACAGGGTGGCTGCTCTGGCATGTCTTACACCATGGAGTTTGAAAGTCGAGCGAATGCCAGCCCTGATGATTCAGTTGTAGAATATGATGGGTTCGCAATAG TATGTGATCCAAAGAGCCTTCTCTTCATGTTTGGAATGGAGCTGGACTACAGCGACGCACTTATCGGCGGTGGCTTCTCCTTCCAGAATCCAAATGCGACCAAAACCTGTGGGTGCGGCAAATCTTTCGCGACCAGCAAAGAAACTGAGACCGCCGCAACTGCTTGCAACAACTAA
- the LOC120702594 gene encoding uncharacterized protein slr1417-like isoform X2, giving the protein MALASGTLLGRPAGTARPHLAVSSSSSAPSIRFPRGGGGGGGRAVSLRGSSPPVAAAVAATSGSIAPAISLTEKALKHLNKMRAEQNEDLCLRIGVKQGGCSGMSYTMEFESRANASPDDSVVEYDGFAIVCDPKSLLFMFGMELDYSDALIGGGFSFQNPNATKTCGCGKSFATSKETETAATACNN; this is encoded by the exons ATGGCGCTCGCTTCCGGCACCCTCCTCGGCCGCCCCGCCGGCACCGCGCGTCCCCACCTCgcggtctcctcctcctcctccgccccgtCGATCCGgttcccccgcggcggcggcggcggcggcggcagggccgtCTCGCTCCGCGGCTCGTCCCCTCCAG tagcagcagcagtagcagcaacaTCTGGTAGTATTGCTCCAGCTATTTCGTTGACCGAAAAGGCCTTGAAACATCTGAACAAAATGAGGGCTGAACAGAATGAGGATCTGTGTTTGAGAATTGGAGTGAAACAGGGTGGCTGCTCTGGCATGTCTTACACCATGGAGTTTGAAAGTCGAGCGAATGCCAGCCCTGATGATTCAGTTGTAGAATATGATGGGTTCGCAATAG TATGTGATCCAAAGAGCCTTCTCTTCATGTTTGGAATGGAGCTGGACTACAGCGACGCACTTATCGGCGGTGGCTTCTCCTTCCAGAATCCAAATGCGACCAAAACCTGTGGGTGCGGCAAATCTTTCGCGACCAGCAAAGAAACTGAGACCGCCGCAACTGCTTGCAACAACTAA